Proteins from a single region of Rhinolophus sinicus isolate RSC01 linkage group LG13, ASM3656204v1, whole genome shotgun sequence:
- the LOC141568036 gene encoding signal-regulatory protein beta-1-like: protein MWTEQAPQASRMTVPASWPQPPPCLLLTLLLGLTGGAGEELQVMQPETSVFVAAGETATLPCTVTSLLPVGPIQWFRGTGPGRELIYSFKGNEGSFFPRVTSVADATRRNNMDYSIRISDITPADAGTYYCVTFQRQLFLKMLFKSGPGTQLTVSAKPSPPVVSGPTGRAPPNQTVSFTCESHGFSPRKITLKWFKDGNELPASQTTVDPEGDSASYSISSTARLVLAPGDIRSQVICEVDHVTLQGGPPLRGTANLSETIRVPPTLEVTQQPVEGKQVAVTCWVKNFYPRHLQLTWLENGNMSQMEMDLTLTENKDGTFTRMSWLLVNLSAHRKDVVLTCQVEHDGQPAVTKHLTLEASVHQKYQGSDINTGPAKSTQFLIAFLLGLKLLLAVGVSAIYVHRKLRA from the exons ATGTGGACAGAGCAGGCTCCTCAGGCCTCCAGGATGACCgtccctgcctcctggccccAGCCCCCTCCTTGTCTGCTGCTGACTCTACTGCTGGGACTCACAG GAGGGGCAGGTGAGGAGCTGCAGGTGATGCAGCCTGAGACGTCAGTGTTTGTCGCAGCTGGAGAGACGGCCACTCTGCCCTGCACTGTGACCTCCCTGCTCCCGGTGGGGCCCATCCAGTGGTTCAGGGGGACAGGGCCAGGCCGGGAGCTAATCTACAGTTTCAAAGGAAATGAGGGAAGCTTCTTTCCTAGAGTAACAAGTGTTGCAGACGCCACAAGGAGAAACAACATGGACTATTCCATCCGCATCAGTGACATCACCCCCGCAGACGCCGGTACCTACTACTGTGTGACGTTCCAGAggcaattatttctaaaaatgctgTTTAAGTCTGGACCAGGCACTCAGCTCACTGTGAGTG CCAAACCCTCTCCCCCTGTGGTATCAGGCCCCACGGGGAGGGCCCCGCCTAATCAGACAGTGAGCTTCACCTGTGAGTCCCATGGCTTCTCCCCCCGAAAGATCACCCTGAAATGGTTCAAAGATGGGAATGAGCTCCCAGCCTCCCAGACCACCGTGGACCCAGAGGGAGACAGCGCTTCCTACAGCATCTCCAGCACAGCCAGGCTGGTCCTGGCCCCGGGGGACATTCGCTCTCAGGTGATCTGTGAGGTGGACCACGTCACCCTGCAGGGGGGCCCTCCTCTTCGTGGGACTGCCAACTTGTCTGAGACCATCCGAG TTCCACCCACCCTGGAGGTTACCCAACAGCCTGTGGAAGGGAAACAGGTGGCTGTCACCTGCTGGGTGAAGAATTTCTACCCCCGGCACCTACAGCTGACCTGGTTGGAGAatggaaacatgtcccaaatggaaATGGACTTGACCCTCACAGAGAACAAGGACGGAACCTTTACCCGGATGAGCTGGCTCCTCGTGAATTTATCTGCCCACAGGAAGGACGTGGTGCTCACCTGCCAGGTGGAGCACGATGGGCAGCCGGCGGTCACCAAACACCTTACCCTGGAGGCCTCTGTCCACCAGAAGTACCAGGGGTCAGACATAAATACTG